The stretch of DNA CCAAATCGTTCGCTGGGTCCCAGGTGCTCATCCcgaattttatttaattttccgCGAATTTCACAAGCGGCAAAAAAAGTAATCGAAGCTAATATCGGGTATCGAAAACGGCACAGTGTTTGTAAACAGTATGATCAGTATTGAACAGCGAGGGAAGCCCTCACATGTAGAAGGCCGCCGCcggtttatatttttgtaaccagttgatattgatattttattatttagcGTTTAGCTTAACGTGACAATAACAAACGTGATGTCGCTTCAATTTCAAAACGACTGCGGCGATTCGGTCAAACTGGCCATcatcgaggagctgcagaaCCTTCTCAGCGCGAACACCAAcgtgctgcagcaggcggagaAGCGAATAAAGCAGCTGGAATACACGGAAGGTGCGTAATTTGGCGGGCAGAGGGCTTTCTTTGGGTTGGGTGGGGTTGGTTTCCTCGTGTtatacaaatatgaaattgCAGGCTATGGCGTCTACCTGTCCGAGATCATAATGAATCAGTCGCAcgagctgccgctgcggcagatAGCGATCGTTATGCTGACCCGCTACGTGGAGAACCACTGGACGGATGTGAACGCGGAGGGCCTGAAGAACGACAAGGCGAACAGCTGCATGGCCAGCGAGCAGGCCAAAGCGCACCATTCGCAACATATTGCCCAACGGGCTGTACGATCCTAACTCCAAGATACGCTCCTCTGTGGCCCACACCATATCCACCATTGCCTCCACCGACTATCCGCACGGCTGGACGGAGTTGTTCGACATCATTGTAAAGTGTTTGGGCGGCAACGAGGACTCTATTCACGGTGCCATGCAGGTGCTGCAGGATTTCACCTACGACGTGGAGCAGATCAAGGAACTGGGTCCCGTCGTCATTCCCGAGGTGTATCGCATCTTTGACTCGGAACAGAACTACTCCATCAAGACGCGCGTCTCGGCCATACGCATCCTGAAGCCTCTGTTCACCTCCATTGCGGCTCTGATCACCGACAAACAGGAGCAGGCGACGATGATGAACTCCATCCTCAACAATTTCATGGACAAGCTGTTGCACTACCTCAGCATGAATAGCGGAGCGGGCTCCAATTTCCTGCTACGCTCAGAGATTATCAAGGGTAAGTAATCACACACTCAGCATTAGCATTATCCAACTCCCTCTTCCGTTGCAGTCTTCACGCACGTGGTGAGCGATTGCTCAAAGTACATCAATCCGTTCATGGAGCGCATACTGCCCATCATCTGGCAGCTGCTCACGCAGATAGCCGAGACGTATGTGAAGGTGTCCGTGAACCAGACAGAGCCCAATCCCCTGCCCAGCGGCGACaacgaggacgatgacgagcAGACCAACTTCCAAACGCTCATCATCCAGATCCTCGAGTTCATCAACTGCATCGTCACCTGCAGCAAGCTGCGGGGATGCATCAAGAACGTGCTGGCAGATCTCATCTACATCACCATCGTGTACATTCAGTTgagcgaggagcagctggaggactGGCAGGAGGATCCCGAGAAGTTTgtcgacgacgaggatgacgGCGGCGTGGAGCTGACGGTGCGCATGTGCGGCCGCGATGTTCTGCTGGCCATCAACGATGAGTTCGGGGCGAAGGCCATACAGCCACTGCAGGAGGCGCTGGGCAGGCACTTCAGCGTGGCCGAGGCGGAGAAGGCGGCCAACAATCCCAACTGGTGGAAGATCCAGGAGGCCTGCATGGACGCCGTGCACGGCTTTCGTGACATCATACTCGAGGGCGACTCCAAGTTTGATCTCCTCAACTATCTGACCATCGTGCGGAATCTTCTCGTGCACCAGGAGTCGCCCCACCTGGTGGGTCGCGCTCTCTGGACCCTCAGCACCTACTCCAAGTCGGAGCTGTACAACCCCCAGATGGTGGCCGAGATCCTTGACGTTACACTGTGCAGCCTGTCGCCGGAGAAGACTCACATCCTGCGGATCAGTGCAGTGCGCACGCTGCACGGCTTCCTGCAGGCCAACGAAGCGACCGAGGGCGAGAAACGCACGCTGCTGGTGTCCAAGCTGCCGGGTTTCTTTGACGGCATCATGGCTCTGGTCTCGGGCTGCAAGGCCACTGTCCTGGCCCTGCTCATGGAGGCACTTACGGTCATGATTCAGGTAGGTCGAATCAGAGTCCATCCAACGAGGATTCGTAATGCCAGTTTTCTCTTGCATTCTTGCAGTTTGATGCAGACTTTGCGTATGCCGTTCACGGCAAGGTTACTCCGCTGGCCATCGCCGTCTTTCTCAAGTATGCCGAGGACCCGTACGTGCTGGAGAACGTGCAGGATCTGATCAAAGCCCTCTGCCAGCGTAAGCAgtgcctggtgctgctgcaggagaagtTCATTCCGACCATCGTGAGCATCCTGGGGCTGCCGGAGAAGCACAACACCGAGAAGCAGGACATTGCCCTGGACGTACTCAACACGATTGTCAAGTACACGGAGCCGCCGCTGAGCAGCGCACTGCTGGAGACAGCCTTTCCGGCCGTCATGAACTGCCTTCTGCACACGGACGATCACGCGGTGATGCTGGCCGGCGGCGAGTGCCTGCGCAGCTTCATCAACGTCTCGCCCGGCCAGATATGCAGCTACAATAACGGCGAGGGCGTCAACTGCATCATGCAGGTGGTGGCCACCGTCCTGCTCAATCCCATGAACAGCGAGATGACGGCTGCCGGGCAGATCGGGCGTCTGGTCATCACGATCATCACCAAAATGGGCAGCATGCTCGGCCCGAATGTGGACATGCTGCTGAAGGCTGTGATCAGCAAAATGCAGAACCTGGAGTGCCTTAAGGTGATCATGAATCTGGTCCTAATCTTCGCCCATCTCTTCCTCACCCAAATGGACGCCGTGCTCAACTTCCTGTCCACTGTGCCGGGGCCAAACGGGGAGCCTGCCATGCAGTTTGTCCTCTCCAACTGGCTGTCGCGCCAGAACTCCTTCTTCGGCATGTACGAGCGCAAGGTCACCACCATGGCCCTCTGCAAGCTGTTCGAGTATGGCGTGGCCACGCAGGACAATCGCCTGACGAGCATCACCTACAAGGAGCTGGTGGAGGATCCCAACGATTCGCGCAGGCGCACCCGCTCCGTGGCCGCCGCTACGCAGAAGTGGGCCACGATTCCTGCCCTCGTGAAGATCTTCAAGGTGCTGATGTCCGAGTACCAGCACTTCCAGGAGAGTAAGACGGACGAGCCGCTCACCGACACCGACGACGAGGAGGGCGAGGTCGAAGACGAGGCCACCAGCTCGGCCCAGTCGCGTTTCATCTCCGACCTGTACGTGGAATACGACAAGGATAATGTAGAggacgagctgctgctcaaggagctgctcaaggagaCCAACTACACGGGCGACATTGCCGAGAATCTGCAGAAATTCCTCACCAACTTCACACAAAACGAACACTTTCCCAGCTTCTACGAGCATCTCAACGAGGCGGAGCGTCTCATTCTGCacaacaagctgcagcagaagtAGTCAGAGAGAGGATCCATCATAGAGAAGACAGAGTCAACATTGTGTTAATCGTATTTATATATTGTTAATAATCCTTTGATTAAACACAGTTGTATTTTTCCTACGCCACGCCACTGAACGGGTCAAAGGGTtacaaaaattcattcaatCATGGATTATCTACAAGTTTATGCTGTTGGATTCTTCAGAGTGCCACCTCATCGTTTCGGAGCTTGTGCTGTAGTGGAATGTCGGGTTTGTAGGCATCCTAAAGAACAGCAGAACGGATCATTAAGACGAACATCAATCGAGGGAGAGGGAAGATAAGTTTTTGCTACTTGCCAGTGGCTTGTCAGAGCCAAAGCTAAAGAACCTTCGTATGCAGGGTGTCAGCAGTACGGGATCAACTTTGTTCGGATTGTTTCTGCCAAACGCCAGGGAGCCGAGCAGCGCCACAATAATGGTGATCGAAGCGCCGAAGGTTGTGTACCACATGTACGAGATGCGGTACAGTGGAAAGATGTCCCTTTACGCGAAAAGAAATTAGCATAAAGTGGGAGACAGACGAGACCCTTCTTTGGCTTACTCTGTGGCTGATCCTGCCAGATGGAGACTGCTGTTGGCCGCACTCGTGGCGGTGAGATTGAATCTGTAGTCGCACTGCTCAATGTTGAGCGGCTTCGTGTTGTAGCTAATGGCACCCGAGGCAATGGCCCACTGGGCATTGAGGCTTACCCAGGACATGGCTATGACGCCCATGATGCCGCCCAAAAGAGCGCTCTGTGGGAAACGAATTCAAGACTGTAGAATCAGGAGAACACCTGATGGGAGAGACGAGACTCACATTTCCATTGATCCAAGGCAAAACAGGCCAATGGTAAAGATGCCAAAGAGCGGGCCATTTGTGATGGCCTCCAGGCTCATGGTCAGCTGCAGGACTGTGCCCATGTGCTCCACCACATAGACGAGGCAGACGCAGAGGGCACCCACACCGACGACCACCAGGCGCATGATCCAGTTGATGGACGAGCTGGAGAGCGGCTGCTTAACGTAGGGCTTCACAAAGTCCTCCAGCACCACCGCCGACATGGAGTTGAGGCAGGTGGAGAGCGAGCTGAGGGCAGCACTGAAGACGCCTGCTATGAAGAGGCCCGTCATGCCGGGCAATTCGCCCAGCGTGTCCATCACAAAGAGCGGCAGCAGTTGATCCCGAGCCTTTGCCAGCTGTAAGATTAGCAAGAGATTAGCAACGAGGCGGCGTGGAGTGGCGCAGTCCTTGCCTTGGTAGTGAGCGGATCACAGTTCTGGTAGGTGGCATAGATGAGCAGTCCATTGTAGCCGCACAGGGCCATCAGGATGAGGACACCCACGCAGAAGATGAACAGAGCCTTGCGCGCGTCTGCGAGCGTGGGCAGTGCGAGGTATCGCTGGATCATGTTCTGGGAGACGGCATTCGTCTGTGTCCAGTACACAATGCCGCCAAAGAACAGGCACCAGAACGTGTGACGAACTGTGGGATCAATGCTGAGGCTGCAACaggagtgtggagtggggaTTGGTGTTTAAAGCAGGCAAGGAAGGAGTTTCTTCACTTACTCGGGCGCCTCCAGGCGATCAGTGTTCCAGGCTCGCTCCAGCACAACGCTCACACCGCCTATGTCAATGCTGCCCTTGATGGCCACCAGGCAGAGGGCGCCCAGCATGGACACCGCCTGCACCACGTCCGTCCAAACCACCGCCTTGAGCCCACCGAGGCTCGTGTAGAACACACAAATGATGCACACAATCGGCGTGATGGTGTGCACACCAATGCCCGTCACCTGGTTGAAGGCCAGCGCCGGCACGTAAATCACGATGGGCAGATAGGCGACCTGAAGAGACATTGTAAAAGTTTTAAGGCTTTTCATGGCACCAACTGCCGATCTTTTTTATCAAATCTTAGCatcttatttatattttcagatAAGCTCAATTTTGGGCAGCATCGCTGCCAAGTGGTAAGTGCTGGCAGTTGCCATCAATGGATGGAATCAACTTCCGTTGCATATATCTTCGAAGTAGCAAACTAATTTAATgttaaatatatgcatatatgtataatgtttttgttgtaccaACAGGTGCCTGTACTGGTGAGCCTTGACATTTTGTCGGCCCTAAAAAAGGTTATAAAACGCATCAGGCAGAAGCACAAGAATGACTACTGTACGGCCTTTATTGCAGAACTCTGCACAGATATTTGAATCCGATGGGCATATGGGATTTATGGTATTAtatgtgggctgggttttgccaattgcgatccctagacaaaacaccaaaacgagcaagggcgaattcgcgtcactgcgaattccaaacacgagagcaaacgcaaagagaaacgaaggagagcgagatgagagcgagagcgttcaaccgatcggcgagagaacGCTGAGAGGGGAGTTTCTATCCAacctccgacgtaaaaggttgtgtgcgagaccagacgacgaacgacgcagatatctaattcttgtaccgttataccatacttaatcacttattaactattacttataaacaataaacataaacccccaCATATATGGCACTTGGTTGGAGCAGTCAGCGTGCAGCAGCTGTATGGCTGTACCGTAACAGCCCAGAAGTAGTctggaatatttaataatctCTTCCCGGAGATACCAAGATGTCCACCAATTGCGGTGCATGATGGAGAgatactttaaatattttaaagctcCATTCATTTGATAAAATAAGCGGCAGTTTCTGGGCTAacttatttgtattttatttgatttgatggcCTTTCGATACTCACATTCATAACCGCAAACATAATGGAGCCGTAGAGGCGCAGGCGGCGATCGAAACGAACTTCCAGATACTGCAAGCAAAAAGACATAGAGGAAGTGAAGTCTGCTTATAGATTCCTGTAGATTCGTGCTCTGTGCGTGCTTGCCTCGTAGGTGGATGTTATGTTTAGATCGTGGAAAACCGGCAGATAGAACACGCCCATCACAATGCCCATGCCGACGACGCCGAAGGCCACGTAGAGGTACTGCACGCCATAGGAATACACCTCGGTGGGCAGTCCGAGGAGCGTGATGCCCGATATGAAGCTGGCCACCAGGGAGAAGGCAATGGGAATCACCAGCATCTTGCGACCGCCGAGCATGTAGTCCGCCTCGGAGACGGACTTGTTCATGAAGCCGAAGTAGATGCCAATGCAGATGCATAGCAGGAACATGGCCACAAATGCCACATAATCTGGCCACGAGAACCGCTGCAGCTCGACGAGTATCTCCTCAATGTTGTGCATCTTGTGGCACTCGATTCTAACTAACGAGGAAGGAAGAAGGACTAAAGGTTTATCCAACGAAGCGCGTCCAACGCCTAGCTCTGTCTCCGATTAACTAAGCGCAGGCCCATCTAATGCTCGCTGGCTCCTCTGGCTGtgattcaattcaatttcgctCAATTATCAATTGTCGAGCAATTTAGTTTTTGGACACAgaggcgctggcgctggcacaggcacagtcacagtcacagcagcACCCACAACAAATCTGTGCGCACATGGGGCAGAGGCTAAGCCGGCGAGTGTGGCCGAGAGTGTAGGAGAATTACGACACTTCAGTCTCCAGTTGAATCATGGACGCGACCTTAGAAAGTCCGGGGATTAGTCAACATCAAACAGTGCTCCCGGCAGACACTGCGCATTGACATAATCTTCACGAATCAAGATCTCGCAGAGATCTCTCCCACAATGACGTCGAGCGTAAACAATTATGTCACCGAACACTCTGAAGAACTTGAGAAAAAGAACCAAACCCAGGACCAAGCAACCGACGACGACTCAACGCCCGGCAAAAATCAGAGACGACCACGAGCCACGCGCTGCCTTCAGCGATTTAACGTCATAAACATTCGCGCTGTAGTAGAATTATTGGAAAAGTCGGAACTATTGCTGCGCTACGCTCTCTGTTTGGGGGcggtctggtctgggctgGTCATTGCCACCGAGTTGCACAAGAACTGAGCGTGGCGCACGCGGCGCATCCATTTTATAGTCATTCATTAAATGCCCAACTGGCAGCGAGCCAGGAGAGGCGCAGCAGAGGAAGATCAAGTGCAAGATCATCAGCGAGAACAATGGCAATCGTTTGATAACTTTAATACTCTTTGATTACTTTCAGGCAGCCGAACATAATGCTCTTCCGCTCAGCCGCTCGTTCATTGGCGGCGACTGCCCTCTTGCAGCTCGCTCTTCAGCATCCACGAGGCGGCACGCATGGCAATGGCGGCGATGACTGTATTGGGATTCCCCGAAATGGGACGTGGCAGCACGCTGGCATCCACCACACGAATGTTGGGCACACCCAGCAATCTGCAAGGACAACCTTGAAGAGCCTTTCACACGAGAAATGGAGAGACGCACCTGAGTTGTGAGTCCAGCACAGTGCCCAGAGCACAACTGCCGCCCGGATGATGCGAACTCAAGCCAATGTGACGCATTAGACACTCCAAATACTCATCCGAGGGCCGCTGCTCGCGGAAATCCCTCTCAAAGGGACCAAAGTTTGAGCACTCCTGCAGCTTTGGCCAGTGTATAAAAGGACGCAGCTGTGCAAGCGAGGATGAGGTGACCAACTgcaaaacattaattaatcTATCAATTAACCCTGAAAAATGTTCAGTCCAATAATTACTACTCGCCTTTACAGCACTTCGAATGGCCGCAATGGTGCAGGCCACATCATCCTCGTGGCTGAGATGGTTTGGATCGATCAGGGGATTCCTTCGCATGTGCTTGTTGAGGAGTCCCACCGAGCCCCGAGACTTTGGCTGTAGGCAGCTGGAGATCACAACAAATCCCTCCTGCGAGGCATTGTGGTGCCGCGGAAAGAGCGCCCGAAACGCGGCAGCCTTGAAATTGGAAATGGACATGAGGGCAGCCTCGTCTATGGCCCCGGCGCCAAAGAACGTGACGCCAAAGGGCGAGGGCTCCTCGTGGCTAGCCACATGCCCCAGCACTCCAAAGTTGCCAAAGGGTCCCGTGCCCGAGCTGAGAAAGTTGAACACGCTCATGGGACTGAGGAGCGTGCGCTGGTTGAGGCTGGGCGCGACGACACCCATCGAGACAAAGAGCGGCAAATTCAAGTGATCGTGGAGATTCCGACCCACCAGCGGGGAGTGGAGCTGCACGGGAATCCTCAGCTTGGCCAGCGTTGTGCTGTTGCCGATGCCAGAGGCCTGTAGCAGCTGTGGCGTCTGGTAGGCGCCGGCGCAAAGGATCAGCTCGCGTCGCACCTCGATGCTGAATTCCAGCTCCCTGTTGTCCGCATCCTTCAAGCCCACCAGAACGGAGCTGGCGCGCATCGTGGGGCTAGACGAAAGTTGTATCCGCTTGACCAGTGCCTcgggcagcagccgcagattGGAATGCTTCAGCACGGGCTGCAGGAACTGCTGCACCACCGAGTGCCGGAGTCCGTTCTTGATGTTGTAGCGCGAGCGACGAAACACCCAAGGCTTGTGCGTGAACTCGCTCTGGGCATCGTCGAGCGCCTCCGTCAGCTTCGAGTAGCCTCGAGGTATTTCGTACATGTCGCAGGGCTTGGGTGTGGCGGCCGCCATGAAGGGGCCCATGTGCGCCCAGCTCCAGTCGCTCAGGTTGTGCAGCTGGTGCCAGGCGTCAAAGTCCGGGCCGTGCCCGTCGAAGTGGAGCATGTAGTTGAGGTTGGCGGAACCCCCGAGACCCTTGCCCCGCGGCAGGCACTGGCGCTGCTCGATGAGACCCCGGGCGGAGTGCCGCTGGGGCACTGAGAGAAACGACCAGTCGTTGATGCCCTTCTGCTGGAAGGTGGTCAGCAGGGGAATCCGGCTGAGCAGCCCAAAGGCGCTGCCGGCTTCAATAAGCAGAACGCTGCCATTGCTGTGCTTTGCCAGCAGCGAGGTGAGAGTGCTGCCCCCAGTTCCAGCCCCAACTGTAGGTGAAACAATCCATAATAACGACCTGGGGGGTAGAACGACTGTAATCAACTCACCAATCACGTAGTCAAACGCAAACTGTCGCTCCTCTGGCGCCAAAACATTCGGTATGGATTCCTTTAGCAGGCTGCAGACCATCATGGCCAAACCAGACAGCAGGCCAATCACAATGCCTCCAACAATCAAGATCTCTGCAACAGGAATCTGcttaaaatcaatttgcttCCTTTAACTTTTGGCAATTACTTTGGAAATGCTGTCCCATGGCTGTTGCTCGTTGTGGATGATGAAATTAAACTAGTTCAGGCGAGGGAGCAACTGACTGACATCAGCGTTTGGTCTAATCCAATTACCGCCAGTTCTCACTTTGGGGAATGGGCTGGGCGGCAAATTTGAATTCAAGTCTATCGGTCCAACGATAACTTTTTCCCACTTTACAGCATTGGCTCGGTGAACAAAATTTgatcaacaaaaataataaacaaaaagcgtACCATGCGGGCCGTTATACAGCGAGTGAGAGCCGCAAAGGTTACGGGTATGCATTGCGCACATAATATACCATCCGTTGGCAGCGCTGAGATTTGTCTTTTCCCCAGTGCTGGATGAGCTGGTCTCCTCCATCGGGCCGGGACTGTGTGTGCTGGTTGGAATTAAGGCGActgacacagccacagatgtGGAGTTTCTGTAGGTAACTTCTTTGATTAATCATTGTTAGagtacattttcattattgcACCTATTAGGGTGCGCAAGATACTCGCTCTGCGGCTGTTCGAGGACGAAGGCAAGCGGTGGCAGAAGTCGGCAAAGGACCTGCAGCTCGAGATTCTCTGCATCTCGCAGTTCACATTATATCACCGACTGAAAGGCAACAAGCCCGATTTTTCGGCTGCCATGAAAGGAGACGACGCCCAGAAGCTGTACAAACATTTTCTGGATCGCCTCAAGCAGTCTtacgacagcagcaaaattaAAGGTGCTGAATCCGCCAGGGTGTGACCAGCCTCGACTTACAATTCCTTTATCTGCAGATGGCAAATTCGGAGCGAACATGCAGGTGCATATTGAAAACGACGGCCCCGTTACGATCAACCTGGAATCACCGGACAGCAAGCAGCCGGACGACTGCGTCGACAACTGAAGCAATATTCACGAAAGCTACTATTTATGTACCACGGGGtttttgtaaattatattCTCGTTAGCAGCTTAAATCTAAATCAGTGTACAAGTCTTCCAAGTTAGGCTTCCAACATTTCCAAATCCtcgattcccattccctccTCGAGACGCTTCTCCAACTCGCGTGCGTCCACATAGGTGATCTTCTCTTCGGGCAGATCCTCCTCGTCCATGAGAGCCGCCTCCTCGGCCTCTTCCTTAGCACGACGCTCCTTGAGGCCAGCGGCTGGCGAACGAATCAGCGACATGTTACGTTGCACATTCTTGACGTCCATCTGGATCTCAATATCTCGGCCCTTGCGCAGACGCTCCATGACAAAGTGATCCTGGCGACGCTGCTTGATCTCCGTGACCTTCTTGATGGCTTCCAGGGCCTTCTGCCAGGTCTCGCGGCTGTATTTGACGGGTACATTGCGACGCTTCTCGAACTCAAAACTGGGATCGATGGCCAACTCCTTGCCAGCAGTCTTGCGATGTGCCTTAGTCCAGCCTACCTTGCGTGGGTTCTTCTTGCGTTTGAAGGCCTTGTGGCACTTTCCACGACAGAACTTAAAGATCTACCAACAGAGAAAAATGTCAGGTTTCAGGTGTATACAAACATGGGATGGCTGCGCAATTGTCAAAAACACATCGAACTGGGCCTCACCTTGCAGTCATTTCGTACGAAATTCACCCCGTGGCCGGGATATATTTTGCTGGAGCAAAAGTAACACGTTTCAATGCGCATTttcacaaattaaaacaatttaatttgcgaaaaaaacaaagcgcaGTTAGCACGTGTGCGGCTGAAGAAGAAGAGAAAAGCAGAGTTGCAAAGCGACTCGTCtgtccagtgtgaccgcggaaatataccgaaaaatacAGTCACatgttaaaaatataccatacatcttaaataattttcctcgattttgattttatatttaaaagcaATAGGTAGTTAGTTCttagcgctaaaactataatattatccgatttatcaatccTTTCTCCACAAGTACCGGGTACATCAACAGAATTTTCATTCGCAATTCCGTCGGTATCCGTCGAGACACAACACTGAACGCCGCTTGTATGAATTGACTcatctacatatatactttttggTTGCTGTCAATGCTTTTATCTGTGTTGTAACGCGGCGAATTTCTTTAAAGTATCGCATTAAATCTATCGGTGGTTGGACCAAATCGCCATAAAGTCTTAAGGTGTGTGTCCTGGAACGATGGAACACAGTCAGAGTGGCGCCATTCACGAATTTGAAACTCCTCCCTTAGTTAACGTTtggaaatttcatttcgtttatttggtttaaaaatatgcttgtaaaatataataaaatacacGAAGTGTCTACACTATGTCTGCTCCTTGTTATACACTCATAATGCACTTGAAGTTATCTTAGTATCGGTGAATGTGTGAATCCAACCCGCATCGCAGCGCATCGCATCCACCCGTGGAGTAGAAAATGCGCCCGCATTTACACTCCTATGTTCCTATTCCTAATACTTTTAATCCGGCAATGGTTCTAGACAACAACAGATAGCAACAATTAGGCGGTAATTGGGGGTGAAGCGACTAGAACTTAGAATCTGCCCATCAAAAACCAGCTTAAGCCgaagaaaacaaacataaagGATAAAAACAAACGGAAGCCAGAGAACAGGCTACAGACTACAGACCGACACTATTTACAGGGGCTGCAGGCGGTAGCCAGGTGTAAAAGAGAATGTAGGCGGCACTCGAGACGACATTCGGCGTTTCCAGATATGAGACCACTTGATCGTCAAACTTAAACCAGCGCCTGTAGTGTGCGCTCTTGCAGAAGGCCGTGTAGTGGCCGCCCTCCATGCTGCCGTAGTGATTTGAGACGGCGTACAGCTGGTAGGTCTTGGGCGTCCCAGCACGCGACTCGGCTCGTGCTATATACGGATTCATGGCCAGGTTCTGCAGGGGAAAGTTCAGATAGTTTTGCTTCTTCACATACGCACCCGTGTTGCTGGTGTCCGCATAGAAGCTGTGGGGGAAAGTTGAATGAATACTGATAGGGAACTGGGATGGATGCATCATTTAGTTACCGCTTCAAATGCACAACCAGCACGGGTGGCAGCTTGGAAATGTCCAGCTTCTTGATTGCATCCCGCTTCGTCTTGCAATTGGGGCAATTCCAGCCGTGGATGCGCTCCCCACTGAAGTACATGTCCATGCACTGACTCAGCTGGCACTCGTTCGCGTTGGGCGGCAGCTCGAGGCTGAGATTCGAGAAGCACTCGTACGTGGCCGACTCCTTGTGGCAGGCCACGCACTTGACGGTGCTCTTCATTTGTCCATAGAATAAATGCAATATCATGCTCTCCTTGGCCTTGGTAAAGTCCAGCCAGGCCTTCTCCGCCGCACCGATGGTCTCGCGTATCCGCGGCACATCGAGCGTCTGCAGATCAG from Drosophila subobscura isolate 14011-0131.10 chromosome O, UCBerk_Dsub_1.0, whole genome shotgun sequence encodes:
- the LOC117898349 gene encoding neither inactivation nor afterpotential protein G isoform X2, whose product is MGQHFQKILIVGGIVIGLLSGLAMMVCSLLKESIPNVLAPEERQFAFDYVIVGAGTGGSTLTSLLAKHSNGSVLLIEAGSAFGLLSRIPLLTTFQQKGINDWSFLSVPQRHSARGLIEQRQCLPRGKGLGGSANLNYMLHFDGHGPDFDAWHQLHNLSDWSWAHMGPFMAAATPKPCDMYEIPRGYSKLTEALDDAQSEFTHKPWVFRRSRYNIKNGLRHSVVQQFLQPVLKHSNLRLLPEALVKRIQLSSSPTMRASSVLVGLKDADNRELEFSIEVRRELILCAGAYQTPQLLQASGIGNSTTLAKLRIPVQLHSPLVGRNLHDHLNLPLFVSMGVVAPSLNQRTLLSPMSVFNFLSSGTGPFGNFGVLGHVASHEEPSPFGVTFFGAGAIDEAALMSISNFKAAAFRALFPRHHNASQEGFVVISSCLQPKSRGSVGLLNKHMRRNPLIDPNHLSHEDDVACTIAAIRSAVKLVTSSSLAQLRPFIHWPKLQECSNFGPFERDFREQRPSDEYLECLMRHIGLSSHHPGGSCALGTVLDSQLRLLGVPNIRVVDASVLPRPISGNPNTVIAAIAMRAASWMLKSELQEGSRRQ
- the LOC117898362 gene encoding D-aminoacyl-tRNA deacylase isoform X2, with the protein product MRAVIQRVRAAKVTVLDELVSSIGPGLCVLVGIKATDTATDVEFL
- the LOC117898342 gene encoding ubiquitin carboxyl-terminal hydrolase 15 isoform X3, translating into MVSVAGVKFQRPTALPTCRIYSSLFPLRRGKGLTGLKNLGNTCYMNSILQCLSNTPQLTEYCISDQYKNYISRSNKTNGQVIEEVAALIKVLWNGQYKCVASRDLRYVVGQYQRIFRGVDQQDSHEFLTILMDWLHSDLQTLDVPRIRETIGAAEKAWLDFTKAKESMILHLFYGQMKSTVKCVACHKESATYECFSNLSLELPPNANECQLSQCMDMYFSGERIHGWNCPNCKTKRDAIKKLDISKLPPVLVVHLKRFYADTSNTGAYVKKQNYLNFPLQNLAMNPYIARAESRAGTPKTYQLYAVSNHYGSMEGGHYTAFCKSAHYRRWFKFDDQVVSYLETPNVVSSAAYILFYTWLPPAAPVNSVGL
- the LOC117898349 gene encoding neither inactivation nor afterpotential protein G isoform X1 encodes the protein MGQHFQKILIVGGIVIGLLSGLAMMVCSLLKESIPNVLAPEERQFAFDYVIVGAGTGGSTLTSLLAKHSNGSVLLIEAGSAFGLLSRIPLLTTFQQKGINDWSFLSVPQRHSARGLIEQRQCLPRGKGLGGSANLNYMLHFDGHGPDFDAWHQLHNLSDWSWAHMGPFMAAATPKPCDMYEIPRGYSKLTEALDDAQSEFTHKPWVFRRSRYNIKNGLRHSVVQQFLQPVLKHSNLRLLPEALVKRIQLSSSPTMRASSVLVGLKDADNRELEFSIEVRRELILCAGAYQTPQLLQASGIGNSTTLAKLRIPVQLHSPLVGRNLHDHLNLPLFVSMGVVAPSLNQRTLLSPMSVFNFLSSGTGPFGNFGVLGHVASHEEPSPFGVTFFGAGAIDEAALMSISNFKAAAFRALFPRHHNASQEGFVVISSCLQPKSRGSVGLLNKHMRRNPLIDPNHLSHEDDVACTIAAIRSAVKLVTSSSLAQLRPFIHWPKLQECSNFGPFERDFREQRPSDEYLECLMRHIGLSSHHPGGSCALGTVLDSQLRLLGVPNIRVVDASVLPRPISGNPNTVIAAIAMRAASWMLKSELQEGSRRQ
- the LOC117898362 gene encoding D-aminoacyl-tRNA deacylase isoform X1, with amino-acid sequence MRAVIQRVRAAKVTVLDELVSSIGPGLCVLVGIKATDTATDVEFLVRKILALRLFEDEGKRWQKSAKDLQLEILCISQFTLYHRLKGNKPDFSAAMKGDDAQKLYKHFLDRLKQSYDSSKIKDGKFGANMQVHIENDGPVTINLESPDSKQPDDCVDN
- the LOC117898361 gene encoding probable ribosome biogenesis protein RLP24, translating into MRIETCYFCSSKIYPGHGVNFVRNDCKIFKFCRGKCHKAFKRKKNPRKVGWTKAHRKTAGKELAIDPSFEFEKRRNVPVKYSRETWQKALEAIKKVTEIKQRRQDHFVMERLRKGRDIEIQMDVKNVQRNMSLIRSPAAGLKERRAKEEAEEAALMDEEDLPEEKITYVDARELEKRLEEGMGIEDLEMLEA